The Gossypium arboreum isolate Shixiya-1 chromosome 6, ASM2569848v2, whole genome shotgun sequence DNA window ACAATCACATTCATATCAGGAGAAGTCATGAATGTAATGACAGGGCCTAACGATACCGAGAGGCAGCAGGTCGAAAGTGAAAGCATCTTTACTTTCTTGATTGTAGAAGAAATCGGACCGTAGTAAACAACCCCGGCATCCTTCTCATCTTCGTCGTCTTCTTTGCTTTTACGAGGACCGATGCTGATTTTGTCGCCATCCTCAGTTGTCTTAGCTTGAGAAGCCCATCTTTTTTGGACACTGAAAATGCTCGTTGCATAGTTGAGGTTCGGCTTCGCATATTGGGTGCCAGACAGTGTTGCAAACCTAAAACGATAACCTAAAGCAACAGAGAGAAGAATAAGCAAGAGAACATGATATTGTCGCTTATATACTATAATTATAGCAGAAATAACATCCAAATCATAGAATGCTAACAAGAAGCATGACTGAAACAAGATTTCAAGAATTGTGTCTTAACATGGGTTCATGGAATTGTTGACCATAACATATTATTCACAATCAAATGACGCAGAAATCATGCAAACCTTTCCTGCAATAAAAAACTAAGTTTTTGGTTACAATTTTCAACTTAATCCATGGCAGCCTTCCTGAGTTGTATTACGTAGTTAAGAGTCCTATACGTTTTGAAGTTTGCTTCATTACAGCTTGTGGAACAAAGGACAAAGCATATTAAAGAATTCAAGAATCATCAAATCCCTGATATTTTCTGATATCCAGAAAAAATGGGGTGATTTAACTGCCAAGAAGTGGGGAATGATTCTAAGAAACAAATTCTGAATGTGGTTGGACAGGTAGATCAAATGCCATAGTGACGATAAAACACTAGTCACATACATCTAATTTCACGAAAGAGAACTATAAGCAAAGCATAAGTAGTAGCAAATTGATGCCAATTACAAGCAAACATTTGCAAGCATCAAGTTGGAGAAAGATTTTCATGAATGATTCAATGATGTGTGACATTTCTTGTTTTTCATAGACCATACAAGAGCAGACAAATGGTTTGGTTTTACATGCCAAAGCTAGAAACCACCGGCTAAACGTACACAAGATTACACCTGGCAACTTTAGATATGACACGAGAGAAACAACTAAAAATGACATGAACAAGTAATGCAAAAACATGGATACACAAATGAGACAAACTCTATAGAACACTAATTACTATAAATATATAACATGCACGAGATTATGacagaaaaataacacaaacacTAGATGGTATAAGCTATCTTGGTCATCAAAGGGGAATCTTCATGTAGGATTCAAAGATTTGCAACATTTCTTGCAGTTTATCATACAATAACACCCTCACTGCCTGACCTTGAGCAATGACGCTATTGATACTTGCAAGTAAACAGTTTGGTTTCACATACTATAGCTAGAAAACACTAGCTAAACCTTACTCTAAGATTAAACCTGGTAATTTTATATACAACACGAGAAAAATAACTAAAACTTGACATGAAATGGCCTGACTCAAAGATCTGCTAAGTTTATTGGTCTTTTTCAAGAACTCTATCATACAATAACTCGAAGCCATCACCCTTCTGCTCGGTCTTGAGCCATGAAGCTATAACAACTGAACTTGCAAGCAGTGATTTGGTTTCACATAATAATAGAACTATAAAACACCAGCTAAACCAAGACTAGATAATAAGGATATACAAATGTGTCAAAATCTAAATAATGTAAATAACTAACAtgtcaaaatttattaaaatatgtaataactTTAACACAGAAAATAACGCAAACACTTGATGCTGTAAACGATTTCAGTCTTACTGCAACACCAATTCGAGTAGATATAGCACTTTACAAACTGAACCACTTCCTATAACTAAACCAAATAAGACTTTGAGTATctttaattctaaaattttcaaaagccCAGAATAAAAATTGGCAAATTCCAACAACATAAAAACTAAATCTTTTTTCGCTTACATGTATGAGTTTTTGTTAATAAAACCCAATTTCCAGATCAAAGGAAATGCCCTAAATTTCAAAGAATGAGATCAGAAATAGGATTAACAAACATAGTATTGAGGTTTTAGTCTAAATCAGATGTTTAAACTTAATCTAAAACGAATGAATAACAAAACAGAAGGGGGGTTCctaaataaagaaaaagagaacCTGAATGGATGTTTCTGGAAATGAGTTGCTTGGATTGGGATCGAAGCAAGTGGAAGAGAGCAGTTCTCGCCATATTTCTATCGGATTTTGCAGGGGGACTGAAATGTGTGAATCGAACAAGGATTCATTTTGTAAGGGTTTTAGATGGTTTTtgtaatatgagaaaatttaaattaatctTCGAAATGCATTGCAATAAGGGCATTTGGTCTAGTGGTATGATTCTCGCTTAGGGTGCGAGAGGTCCCGAGTTCAATTCTCGGAATGCCCCATTTCTTAGTTTTTTATGCATTAGAGAATTTAATTAAGGGTAAATTGCACACTAGGTCACCAAATTAAGGGTAAATTCCACActtggtcactaaattattagtaagtttatattttagCCGTTCAACTTTAAAAAGCAGTTACTGAACTATTCAAAAATTTCCATTTAGGTCATTGAGTTATTAAATTTATTGATGTATGGCCTTATTTGCTCGTACCGCATTCAGTAGTCAAAACTTTCCTTTATCTTCTATTTtacatttcaattttttattcatGAAACAATTTTGAATGTCACGAATCTGTGAACCAATATCTAAACAACTTTCTTTTCTAATCTCCGACACTAATCGTCAAATCAACTTGGATCTATGTTCATCTACTTGTTGAGGGGTATTGATTCACCATATCAATTGTtgaattaagtgaccaaaatggTCACTTGGATCTATGTTCTACAAAGTGGTCACTTGAAGCTTGCTAGATAAgctctaaaagaaaaaaaaaacttaataatctattgatttaaataaaaattttttaatagttcaatgatcattttgtaatttttttttaaattgagtgtccaaaatgtaaacttactaataatcgAATAACCTTGGGAGTAATTTACCCAAAAAGTATTTAACTTCGaaaattattatttgtttatcaaatataataaaacaactaaaatgTATTTAGTTTGTGTTAAAAAAAAAGATATTTAACTTCATTGCTATTATGCATTAAGAATAAGTAAAGATACAACTGAGAAATAAAGCCATTAAGCTAAAAAAATACTACACTAACATAATAATGGCTCAAAGACCGAAAAAAGCTTCAATTCCCAAACCCTAGTTATAATTTTTTGTCGCCCCCGCCACAAGTAGAGGAAGAGGGAGAACCACTAGGAAGAAAGAGGGTAGTGGAGGTTGCACCAAGCCACTGGCACGCATGCCTACTGACAATAATAGGATAATCCCTATAAATTTTTTGTATTTATATTGCAGTAGTCATGTAGAAATAAGAaagatatataatatattattaagtaTACACTTaaaaaatatatgataatatataatatatttagatATTCTTAAAATATAATATCCCATAATAATATTCTAACAACTACAAATAGAGGTGACCTTGCGGCAAAAGTTTGTAGAAAATGCACCAAAGTCATTGTGGAGTAAGCCAAAATTTCAACTGAGGAGGAATGTCAAGGTAGCCACTTAGCCTTCGACCACTAGAATAGGTTCTCATGCATAGACTCGTAACCTCCCTCAAGCTTTATTCGATGAGATCCCAACAAAAAGTAATAATATCCATAAAACTTGAAGAATAAAGCTTTAGTGTATTGAAACCCATAAATGAAAGGTAAAACCTAAAGAGACTAGAAACAACTCTTAAGTAACAAGCAGGggcaaagcttgaaattttttttaaggggcagaaattaaattataatttttattatagtaaaaataaaattttttaaaggattaaatcaaaattttatcatttttaaggaggtcaaagtgcaattttatatttactaaattaaaaaattgaagggccaaaaaaaaattttccattttagggggctGAGCCCCTGCCAGCCCCCTTAAATTTGCACCTGGTAACAAGGCAAAACCTTCATCTGATGGTTGGAAAAAGAATAGTGTTATTTCGTCGTAAGaaaaacaataaaagaaaataaggcAAAGTaactatttaaaaaaataaaaataaaggaacTAAAATCTAAATATATTAAGAATATAAGAATTCGACTAAACCTACTTATGGGTCACGTCACTCGTTTAAGCTCAAAGGTCCACTCAAAAAATAGACTTGGATAATATTTAAGGCTTGTTTTCTATATGGACCGAGTATTGGGCAAGCTATTTGACTGAGCCCTACCAAATTTAACCCAAATATTAtgctataaaataatattatattaattatatatgttaaataataattatatatatttatatttatattaaattactaatctaataacaattaaacacgTTGTTCAATACCTAAAAAGTATCCAACTAAATAACCtaacccaaaatataaaattttaaaatttatatttaatacaataaaacatttattatttttatttttatttttataatataataaaatatttattatatttatggtagtGTTTTTTAATATAAACACTTTTTAATACGTTAAaaacttttgttttaattttttagtgCATTTAGTGtattatagttttttttaaattaaataaaattaacttaaaaatcAAATATGGGCCGATCAAGTTAAGCTCaagtttatttttcttaaatcgGACTCGAGTTTGGACAAAAAGTAAACCCATTGTTTAGACCGAATCTAGACTTAAAAAGTGATCTAAATATCTTGTATAAACCTAACCTAAACCAGACCCGGTCCATAAATACCTCTCATTtaactatattatttttatatattttcagtaaaagaaatttatactGTTATAGTTTTTTATACGTAaccatgaaataattattttaaaaaaatgaaataaaaaacttaaaaaatttcacgcattaattaaaacctaaattaatttatttgggGGCCACTACCCGGCCCATGTAAATTCAATCCTATCATCTGTGAGTGTTATCTAATTTACCCAAATTCAATTCGGGTCACACTTTCGGAGGTAAAATCGGCCATTGAAGCTTCAAAATATGTCGAACCATTTGCGAACTCAGTCTCTGGTCTTCGGGATACCTTGGCCTGAACTCAACGAGGGCTTATTCTATAGCGACGTCGTTCCACATTCCGATTCCGGTCACTAAATTCATTTGTTCTCCTCCTTTTTcctttaaattatgttttaatttttgaaCTGAATATTTttcatctctctctctctctctctctctgtttTGATTTTATAGAGCTTACTTTAATAGATTTTTACTCAAGGAAGTACAAAAATTCAGCTCCTATACAagggtaattttttaaaattctttttaaattatatcaaaatttcaaaattttatttgttaattctCTTTTCCAAATTATTAACTATTGAACAGTTGGTTGCAGCGAATTCAAAATGGACAGGTAGGTTTCTGATAAAAAGAATTAAGTaattaataaaaaacaaaaaataaaaaaaattcaattttttttgccTTTTTTTTCCAGATATCAGTTGATGGAAGAGTCGTTAAAGATCCAAATACGATTCtcaggtttttttatttttaaaatttgttctaATCATTATTTTccaatttatgttaatattttaattcattttttctttttcttttttcagtGGTGATTCAGTTTTAGTTTACCATAGGCTTCCGTGGAAAGAACCTGATGTTCCTCACTTGCTTGAAGTTTTATACGAGGATGATGACatggtaaattaattttttaattatgtttggtaaaaatagaataaaatttgaatattggagtatttttttaattaatatttaatcatgattaGTTCAACTTTTATTATCCAGGAACAAGTAGGGGAAGATATGAACTTTAATTTCCGTTTAATAAAATCATTACCCGAAACTTCAAAATGTTTAAATTGCTATGAAATATTAAGATTATCAGGGCTCAGGACTTGTGGTGTCATTGTCATACGAGTATGTGTGTAAGACAGgtacacttaatttttattaagtttttgCATAAATTTGGAGGACCTTTTTCATATGTTGTATCCATATCCAAGTATGCCTAGTCCTACATGCTATTTTAGAGTAAATGAAGCGTTCGGGGTAATATAGgaagaaaataataaacaaaaaataaGATGAACTCATGAATTTGTATGCATATATTTTTGTTTATGACTGTACCATCTTTAATCTATGATGCTCGGACAGGCACATGTTCAGGTTGTTGTTCCATATCTTTGGAGAGTCAAGACATTTTCATTTTCCCAGTCCATTCTGCAACATACACATCAtacttttaagaaaaaaattaagagTCAAAGTGACATAATTGTAATCTATATTGCTCAATCTCTTCATTTTCTACATTAAGTACTCTGGAGTTTGATTAAATTTTCTTGTTAACAAATTATTACTACCAAATTCTAATGTCACATTTGGAACTagagtttgatgtttgatgtaaaTTGAAATGTTTATGTTTAGGTTGCTTTAAACAAGCCTTCTGGTCTTCAAGTTTTGCCTGGAGGCCTTTTCCAGCAACGAACTGTTTTGACACAGCTTTGTTGGAGTGTAAAGAAGCAGAACTCTACACTAAACAGTCAAGAAACACATCCTGTTCCTGTTCATCGCCTAGGAAGGGGTACATCAGGTTCGCATACCCATTATTGCCTACTTGATGTGGACAACATGACCAAAGCATTATATTTCTTTATGTCATTGCTTACTTGTGCATCGCCTAGGAAGGGGTTCGTCAGTTTCCTATACTCATTACTTCTTACTTGATGTAGATAACACGACAAATGCATTATATTTCTTCATGTTATTGCTTACTCATGCATCACCTAGCCAGGGGTACATCAAGGTTTGCATGCTTATTTTTGCTTACTCAATGTAGACAGCATGACCAAGACATTATATTTCTTCACGTTACTGCTTACTCGTAGATCGCCTAGGAAGGGATACATTACATTGCATACTTATTGCTGCTTACTCGATGCTGACAACATGACCAAGGCATTATAATTCTTCATGTTATTGCTCA harbors:
- the LOC108484222 gene encoding uncharacterized protein LOC108484222, which codes for MARTALFHLLRSQSKQLISRNIHSGYRFRFATLSGTQYAKPNLNYATSIFSVQKRWASQAKTTEDGDKISIGPRKSKEDDEDEKDAGVVYYGPISSTIKKVKMLSLSTCCLSVSLGPVITFMTSPDMNVIVKGAVASSVIFFSATTTAALHWFVSPYIHKIRWQPGSDSFEVEMMSWLATYIPRTIKFADIRPAETNRPFVTFKANGNFYFVDAEHCHNKALLARLTPQKATHESALKNL